The following DNA comes from Capricornis sumatraensis isolate serow.1 chromosome 13, serow.2, whole genome shotgun sequence.
ttatcatcactagggccacctgggaagcccaaatgctcAGTAGATACCTGCTAAATAACTAAAATGTTTAGACTTGGAAATTTTTCTGGTTCACAGAGATTAGCGCTTTAATAAGATCTCTTGCAAACTGGGAATCctcttttatctctcttaagtacACATGCTACCCTATTGAGAGAGAGCTTTTGTCCTTGACGGAAATCATACAGTTCACTACCAACCTTGTCTAATAAACTCCTCAAAAAAGATCTATCATTACTTGTGACTGTTTTTCCAATTTCGATTAAAAACATGAACCGGACCATCTCCCTAGAGCCTGACAATTTATATGCCATTCGGGCATCTGCTAGCAAATATCCAATAAACCCAGCACTACCCCAGGTACAGAGCAGACAGGGGAACTTCCTTTTTGGTTGTAACAGTGCCCGTGTCAGAGCAGCAGGGAGAGAAGTGTCAAGATGGCCACTCTCTGGATGGGGGCAACAGGCACCGACCCAAGAGAGGCCAAGTAGCGGGCTAGTCAACAGCTCCTAAGGCCAGGCTCTGCCCAGAAAGGACAAGAGCAGCTACTCAAATCAGTCAGCCAGGTTTCCTCTGGAATTTGGACTAGAGATATACAGAGGATGGGCCTAAGGGAAGAGGAACAGGGAGAAGTTCCACCAACAGGCAGAGCTGCTTTGAGAAACAGGCAGAGAGCAGCCTGGCCCCAGCACCGGGCCCATTCCAGCCCATGGTTCCCTGACCACACACTATCTCTTCCAAGGCGGCcagggggagtgtgtgtgtgttgggagccgcgttaggcattactgacaaaatgaagGCAcggccccagccccctctcctcattctgCAGACACGGacccgggatgaaggagttagctcttgtgattctgacttcttttttcctttctttggttgagttggctggaaagaatattaaggtgcttaatgttcttgagagaagCGTAGAAcacacaaagccttctgcagttgtgcccagaaaataatctataaagtaaccgttgacatttgttcaaggatttttgcaaagaatgtcccaggatgagcatgtaggctgcagcttgaggccatgggaaagattgttatctgagacctgtttgtgagggaaatgtttatggcaaaagaagtttgctgagtttagggtttaaGAATAATTAAGCATAGTTAGAAGCCTAGAGCTTAGGATACCAGGGACAAGCAGGATcttaaaagataagaaataaactgaggcaTGTGGTAGGCAGCCCAGACATCAGCATGGGTTACAATGCGATCACAAGAAAACACGACtctgagagaatcgctgaagcaggaactctgtttgaagggcaacaATGAGGTAACaatctgggtgagggggaactgaaaatgtcgaacctctgacctaatgcttttgaagaagtataaaagagaacctaatgcttgaaataaacatgtagtcccgTACCTCGAGTCAGAGGCTACACCATTTCCCGCCGACACCGCTCATCCCTTCAGGCTGATCCCccggctgctggagctggactccagcaaGCTCTGGAATTTGGACGAGAGATATACAGAGGATGGGCCTAAGGGAGGAGGATCAGGGAGAAGTTCCACCGACAGGCAGAGCTGCTTTGAGAAACAGGCAGAGAGCAGCCTGGCCCCAGCACCGGGCCCATTCCAGCCCATGGTTCCCTGACCACACACTGTCTCTTCCAAGGTGGCCAGGTGGAGTCTCTATGTTTCCAAAGAACATGACACGAGACTGGCCACTTAGCAGGAAACGGGGCTCCAAATCCCAAAATACATGAGAGTGATACTTGGTACTCTAAGGACAGGAGAGGAAGTTTCGTTAATACTTAGTCTATAGAGCCTAGCACAAAGTAAGCTCTCAGTGTAAGCTCAGTGACCGAACAAAGATTGGAAGCAGAAATAACAAAACTGTGAGGTAGATACCTGACATTCATGTTCATTTCCTCAGGGTGTGTGATACTAAGCTAATTAGCATGCACCAAAAGCCTGCCTAGAGTTTGAAGCGATACTAAGTGTTTCCCTCTTCCTAGTGGATTAGAATACTATCTAagcagaataataaaaataaagcacccctcaaaattaaaactagaatcaTCATATGATTCATCAATTTCACTTATGGGGATATAcctaaaagaatgaaaagcagagactagaggacttactgtatagcacagggaactaaatatttcataataatctACACGGGGAAAAGTCTAAAAAGAACACAGacacatgtatgtatttatatatatatcatatttatataaCATACATACAACTGAatatgctgtacacttgaaacaacattgtaaaatcaactatacttaaatatttaaaaattaaaaaagcagatATTTGTacatcaatgttcatagcagcattattcacaacggccaaaaggtggaagcaaagcATGTATCCATCAACATATAAATAGGTAAACAAAATATGCATACAAACAGAATATTCGTTATTTTTACAAAGTAAATTCTGACACATTTTGCAACAAGATGGACCTTGAGGATGTTACACTAAATAAAATAACCTGGtcataaaaggacaaatactgtttgtatccacttatatgaggtacttaAGAGCGGTCACtcacagacagaaagtagaatgatggttgtcaggggctgagaGGAGGGTGGAATTGGTGAGTTACCATTCAATGGAttgagagtttcagttttgcaagattaaAAAGGTTCTGCAGATGATGGCAGTGACTATAGCACAATAATGAGAATGcccttaatgccactgaactgtacacttaaaaatggttaaaacaataaattttgtTATGCGTATTTTATCACAACTAAaaaggactaaaaaaaaaaaagaaagcacctTATTAGTCACAATAAGCTAGAAAGCCCAACCCCTTAAGCTACTCATGTCATCTTACAACTTCAAAACATTTCTCCAGGCCATCCATTAACTAACATTACCAAATGCATCAAAGGCAAGCTGCAATAATTTAGAGATCAGAAACTGAGGCATtctgcaattaaaaatataagtcaAAAGGAAGACAGGAGACAATAATAAGAATCAATAGTCACAGTGCAAGAACCTAAGGGATCCTCCTTGTTGttgaagaattaaaagaaataaaaagggcaGAAATATAGGATAAGAGAAGACATAATTACAATCACCACAGGAAAACATTGGAAAATAAAGAACAGTTCTCTTTGATTGTAAAAATTCAGTGCTATACAGttttaaatcattaaatatgAAACTAGTTAAACCTAAATAAAAATCCAACTCAAGTTCAACCTAGTTCAAGTGCCAACTGGCCAAAGTGCATTAAAGGAAAGAGCTTAAATATTCCTTCTGACAACCAAGTCACTAGCTTTGGTTTGCTTCTTTTATACCCAAGGAAACCAAAACCTTCTCGTGCAGATCACCAGGTCTTTCTTAAATGCCATAATTTATATTACACCATTTGACAAGGTATCTATCACAACCTTCTGACCCCAGATAGTAGTTAATCAATCTCTAGAACAACAGGAAATAAAACCTTCCTGGAAAATCTTGGGCAATGACTTGTTTGATGCTTTGTTTCTCCCACTGGACCTGTGCTATCTACATATGGCAGCCACCAGCCAATGCAGATACTGGACAGTACTGCATTCGAGGTAAGTTCCATGAAGGCAGGAAATTTCTGATCTTTTTACCAGTGTGTATCTCCCACAGGAACTACCAAACAGGAGGCATTCGATAACATGTGAAATAAATATTCAACAGCTAACGCAGCAGATGGAGAGGACTGAGGAGAACTCAGTCTTGGAATAGCGTATACAAGTGGAGGGGGTTCATGGGGACTACAGACTCCCAGAGATTTAGGGTCAGATTTagaaaagccaaaagaaaacaaatgaaattccCAAAAGAAGTAGCCAAGAATTTAAATTCCCAAAAAGTGGACCTTGCTACCCAAAGTGTGGTCGACCCATGGGCCAACAGCACctaggagcttgttagaaatgaagaATCTCAGTCCCTAACCCAGTCCAACTAgattagaatctgcattttaagaagCAATTCTAATGCACATTAAAGTATGAGAAGCACcagtctatttttctctttccagacTGAGCAAGTATCCTTCactcagcaagtttggaaaaaaaaCACTGCATACAACTACATGTAAATCGACAATAACTTTcataaaaatttcaattaaaagaacAATTGTAACAAACTTTGAAATCACACAGTAAGCTTTTCTGTATCCCTTCCCTATCACCTCTACCCCTGCTATATCCCCATACTATAAGAAAATGTCAGACACACACAGCATCTGTGGGCTccacatacaaacatatatacacacacacactcacaacaaAACATTACAAATACATATTACGAACTAGGGCACCTAACACAAGGGACCCCAGAAGAATATATCTACTTTCACTAAGAATTTTATGCTCTATTTtagtaataatttttaagtgGCAGGATTAAATGCTACATTGCTATAATAATACAAAAGTTCTGGTTATGAGAAAACTATCCTGATTATTCAATAAATCTACTTGAAACAAAATCATTTTACATGGAATCTGGGTCTCACATTTTTCAGGGGTGTGTTGATACTGTTCTTGTTCTTAGTGAATTACAACTATTCAAACTAAAATCCAATCCACTAAATGTTGTATCAATATAATCTAGACATAAAATTCAAGTTGTTTCTGATACTTTACCTGgaagaaggaaattttttttacCCCTTTACCCTTATCTTGGGAAACTAAGCTGACTAGAAATGTAAGAACTTTCTAGGTATTTAGGATTATGATTACTTACATTTGTCCCTTAAAAATTTTAGGTACTTCCCTAATCTTCTACCATGACCTTTTTTATACCttcatatataataaaaaattattttttttgaagatttttctttaaaaaataacagggATTGAAAAATGCTCTCAAAGTCTTCTTGGACTTTACTATGAAAATACAATTAGACTGAAACTTACGAATTTCCCTCATATTAAGCTGCATTTGAACAGGTTAAAAAGTAtagtggaaaagaaaacaaaataaaatctcaagGGAAAAAGCCTGAGTTAGGTTTACTGGCCTGGTCTATAGGGAGTTTTCCATTCCTGCACTAGAGCATTCAGTGGGTTGTATTGGTGACTACTGAAGGATCAGTGGGTTGTATCTATTATCACTTTTGGTGACTACTGAAGGATTTTTCCCCAGCTAAAGCTTTCTTGCTCCCTCAAGTGCTGCAGACACTTGAGTATAGCAGACACACCCTAAGGTGACCCCCAATAATCAGATACATCCATATACTAGCCTCTTCCCTAGAGTTTGGACAGACTCGGAGACTTCCTTCTAGTCTATGAAATCTGGCAAAAGGGACAGGATGTCACTCCCATGATTACACAGTATAATTAAAAACCCCAGCTCAGTCGGCTCCAGTGAGATTctcctgctggctttgaagaaacAAGCTGCCGTGCTTCGAAAGGATCTATGAGAGGGCCACATGGGAGGTCCCAGCAATCGAGACAGGTGCCTGCtgacagccagaaaaaaaaaaaaaatggagagctCAGTCTACTACCTCAAGGAACTGAATTACTGTCAAAAACCACACAGCACAGAAGGGAAGTCCAAGCTCTACAAAGCACAGCTCTTCCAACAGCCTGACTGCAGCCCATGAGATCCTGAGCAGAGAACCAACCCAGTGAAGCCATGCCCAAATTCCTGACTCAAGAAAACCGTGaggttaaagaaataaaaggtctGTTGTTCTAAGCTGTTGAATTTGTGATACAATAATTTGTTACTCAGAAATAGAAAACCTCGGTATTGGTTACTTGAGTATCGGCAGACACTCATTTAACTAAGAACTGATTATTAGGATGAAGGCTAATTCCTGGAATTGTACTGTCTTATCTTTCCAATATGGAAATACATTATCAAACTTTAACAGTCCCTATAATCTCATATGGCCATTCACATTTTGGTTTGTGGAATTCTAATGAATTTTTTGTGGATTTCCAAGTTTTCTATCACGTTcttattcctttctttccctgAGTTGCACTTTTACCCTTTAACTGTCGATGCCACAGGTTGAATCCCTATTCTGGCAAGCCACCCAGATGCCAAATAGTTGCTACTGCCTACATTCCAACAACCTGAGAAAGGGCAGTAAGTGGAGCAGACCTAATCTCCAAGTTCTAGCTAAGAGAAAAGGCGAGAATAAAGAGAGCAAGAATAGGCTTTTCACTGTTAATTTCTCCACCAGCCCTCTCCAAAACTGTCAGATTGTTAAAATGAACCAATAATGGACAGTGGTCGAGAAAGGTACTATTTTCCACTTACgaaaaaacaaaggcaaattTACAGAAATtagttaaaaagcagacatactGCAACCAAGTAGAAATTAGGTATTATTCAGCACAAAATGAGCTAAGAAGTGAACGAAATCTGTCATCAATGCCAGTCATTTATCAAAGGATACCCCACGCCAGATTTGCCATGCTCACGATCCCTCTTAGGCCCCCAAGCCACGTTCAAATCATTACTTTGATTTCCCAGATATTTCAACCTCAGGAAAGAGGCGATCCAGAGGCCTGACACAGGTATTCCAATCGCTGGAAAAGATGGTGTCTCATGGTAAATTAAATTAGCAGTCTAATTTACAGTGCTTCCAACGTGACTACTAACTAGACTCAATAAGGAGTAACTCCTGGAACAGCAGACTCATTCCCAGATTGTCACTGAGGGAAGCAAAGGACCACAAGAGACCCGGTTCACAGCCCTACTACTAACATAGCAACTCTGAAACAGCTTTAAAAACTGCAACAAGGCATCTCCAAATCCTGTGTGAACACAGAGAAAATGAGCATATAAAAATAACTTCTCTTCTTAAAATGTCTGTAAAAATAGTACAATATCCATCATTGAATGAATCACTGTGTTCACTGAAATTAAGACACTGATTGTAAAACGCAACATTACTTTATAGAAGCATatgggaaaaaactcaattttttcACATTAAATGATCACTGATTTTAACACATACTttgatttcagagatgttaaaaatgtggaaaaaaggTGCATCTCAGAATCGATGACATACAGTGCTAAAAATGTATTCCTCAGAATTATTCAAATAGCGTAATACTGAGTCTCTTAAATTGACATTCTTAATCACTAGCACATTCTTAaagctattcattttttttcacttctgattTGAAATGATGAATGTAGTGGCGCTTATGTTCATTTCTGACAGACATCTTGCACAAACTGTAAAAATGAGGGATTCCCATTTGAAAGTCATCTCACTTTCATTAGAGACCCAGACCGGGAGATGAGATAAACAAGGCGTACATAAGTCAGATGACTGAGTACAGGGCCAGACTAGGAAGCAGCATCGGAGGTTTGAAGCCAGGTCTCTAGGACCTGTTCTCTGCTCTCTtcataaaaatctgaaaacatcAGTAATTACCATTTTTAATCCAACACTACAGAGTAAAACAATTAATAGAAATCTCTGTCCATTTTCAAAGATGTCTCTTTATGAAATGATTCTCAACTTCCCTGGCAGAATACTGATGACAGAGAATTTGTTTGGCTAACCAATTCAACTGCTATACGGTTCTGCTTTATCTGAATGGCACACCCAACTTCTCAAAAACAAATGCCTTCTCTGCATGCTCTGAGGAAGGGTGAAGGCCATAAAATATTACCTAATCAGCCACATGCCACCAAACACTAGCCTTACAACAGGATCCTGCTGTATGAGATCACTGGTTCTTTACGAAAGGCTCTGGGGATTACAGAACATTTCAAAACTTTTTCGCATTTGCTATACTCAGAGCTAGAAATTGTGATCCTCAAAGCTTGTTGCAAATATGTTATGCTTTGCTCTAACTGGCGAACTGGTGACTATTTGAGGAGTCAGTAAATAATCCATCCTCTCAACACATTAGTCCCTTTTGTCCTGGTTTCTTGCAAGGTAATTCACAGGGGAGTTGCCAGTATTAACTGGAGAGGATTCAAACATTAACACATCTGAGTAGGAATGGTTGGGAACTTCAGCTGTAGGCTCCATCAAAATATTTCTAGATGTCTCTATTACAGAATTCCTCATGGTATCATTCATTTCAATCACTTCAAAGTCCATTTCATTCCATTTTTCTGCATCATCTTCTTCATTCTCTTCCTCACAGTCATTGAGCCCAGAGGTAGAAAGCAGAGCTTTCTGGTCCTCACTTTTCCTGTGTTCTTTTCGCTGACGATCAAGCGGCAAGGTGGCTAgtttgtacagcacaggaaataaaACAGCAGTGGCTACTGATGACCCCAAAGAGGTGTACAAAACTACAGGCAAATCAGGGTACTTGCCTTGAAGAATTCCAATTACTGCAGGAATAGCCATTTCTCCCAGGGCGGCACCGACTACAAAAAATGCTGCAGCTTTCCCATGGATGGTCGTGTACTGCTCAATCCAAGATACTCCACTGGGGAACGTGGTTGCCATTGAGGCCCCATACACTGAAGTTGCTATCCAGAGACAAACTGGGCTCTTGTTGAAAAGGACCAGAAATAAAGATGAAGTCAGGCTGCCAATGTTGCTCAACACAATCATGGTTCCAGGTTGTAAACATGTAGCAAAAAAGATTGCCATGCCCCGGCAGGCTGCAAAGGTCCCCCAGAAGATGGAGTTCAACCCGGccgcttcactttctttcatgccAGCATGGGTGGTTGCAAATGAGAAAACGTAAGAGCCGTATGTTACCTCAGCTCcaacataaaaaaagaagaacaggaaaaggagacagagaagggtATTGTGGTATTTGGCTCTTCGAAACCTCTGAGCagatgctcttgctttttcttgctttgagcttttctttaaaaacagagcaaagaaaaagagagcaaCTACAAAAATATAAGCACCAATAACAGCGTAAGCCCACAGTAAATTCATATCATCAGGTATTCCAAATAGAGTTTCTGAGTCAGCTTCAGATGACGGGTTGAAGGCAGATTGGTTAAAGTCAGCCTCTGTGTGGTTTTCAGCAGACACTGTCGTGCCCAATGCCAATTTAGCCAGCAGTGGAGCCAAAAAGGCACCTAGGGCAAAACTGAAGTGTAAGGCCTGCATGTGTGGGGCTCCTTTGTCGCCCCAAATGGCCAAGATTAGGACGTTACCACCTATCAATGAAAGATGGAGAATGATTTAATTATAGTAActtgacaaaaaagaaaacagttcatTACTATCAGAAATAAATATTCTAAGTTATCAACTGTGGCAACTAAGTCAATTCTACGATTAGTCCTTATGACTAAGTCAACTCTAACTCACCAACACTACCAAGAAACTCTGAGCACTAGAACCTCGCACACTCACAAATGGAATTCTGTAGTCTAGTAAAGCCTATCTCCTAGAGCTAAGTACATCAGCCCAAGGCTTTTTACAATGCAGTTCCAATACCAGctttgaatactttggccacctgatgtgaacagccagctcatcagaaaagactctgatgctggggaagactgaaggcaaaaggagaaaagtgcggcagagggtgagagggttagatagcatcaccaactcaacggacatgaatttgagcaaactctgggagatagtggagggcagaggagcctggtgtgctgcaatccacggtgtcacaaagaggtggacacaacttagaaactgaacaacaataataccaggcacaggaggggtgggggtagggaaggatatttatatttacttacttctaaatattttaaatatatattatcatcAGATAGTAGCCAAATAACCAAATTTTTCTATACTGGAAATCAGTAGTCACTTgaggaaaaattatttatgtatacaGCAGACGCAAAACCCATATTCAGAAGCCTGCCCACAACAGGATTCTGGCCATTACAAGAGCAAGTAACAAGGATGCCTTCTAACACCTGTGGTCACACTGTCTAGGTGTCTACAGGGTGAAGATGAGAAGCACAAggtataatattttttttctttctttttaatagattTGCACATAAACATACAATTCTATCCTGTAATTTCACAACCAAATTAAGcccaaagtaaaaaatatttctccaaCCTATCAAATACCAAGGAAGAGGCGGAGAAAGTTGGCTTTAGGGATGAACGAATGTCACATACATTATtcaggacattttaaaaaataaagatacacgAGGGCAGCAACttttgagagaaaaggaaaagggaaataatGCACAACACAGGTTTCTTAGTTTGAAAGGCAGAGTGCATTTTAAATTGGAGAGCTGCTTCTATGCTTCCTCAGCCATATAATGGCTCCAAACCTGGTTTCATCTATTTATTCATCAATTCTTGCCACATTACAATGATAAAGACCTAGGCTGACTGAAAGCCTGCTCGTCTGCACTGTAATCACCCACACTGGGGCCCCTCTCCTCTTTGGATACTGTAAATCAACAAACTCTCAAAGAACAAAACCCTCTGAATTCACTACGGGCACTCTATCTAGCAAGAAGGGTGGCACTGACTGGGAGACCCCATGAGAAACACAGTAGGTCAGTGTCATTTTAGGGGACAGTGCAAGTGACAATTTAATACCATCTGCTctttttctagggcttccctggtggtgcagaggttaaacatctgcctgcaatgtgggagacctgggttcgatccctgggtcggaaagatcccctagagaaggaaatggcaacccactggagaatcccatttttCTAGTAGAAAGACGCTACTCCCAGAGATGATAATGAAGGGCTCACTAACCTGTATCCAGAATGCCAATTGAAACACCGAAGGTAGACATCATGACGATCAGTAACACTGCGGTCTTACAAAATGGAACAAGATAAAGACCGACTGTAGTAGCGAACATTGACACCCCTGAGAAGAAAGGTCAAAGTCAGCTATGAAAAACACTATTTATGGCAAAGGGTCATAGATGAAGTCAACATCATAAAAACTCTCAAAAATGCAAAACAGGTCAAATTAAAGTTGAGTAATGAATAGAGGAAAGGTTCCACTTCTATgaagttatttcatttaaaag
Coding sequences within:
- the MFSD4B gene encoding LOW QUALITY PROTEIN: sodium-dependent glucose transporter 1 (The sequence of the model RefSeq protein was modified relative to this genomic sequence to represent the inferred CDS: deleted 1 base in 1 codon), with the translated sequence MLRWFITVLLCAAFLGLGMSVAILGPTFQDLATNVNRNISSLSLIFVGRAFGYLGGSVIGGVLFDSMNHFLLLGVSMFATTVGLYLVPFCKTAVLLIVMMSTFGVSIGILDTGGNVLILAIWGDKGAPHMQALHFSFALGAFLAPLLAKLALGTTVSAENHTEADFNQSAFNPSSEADSETLFGIPDDMNLLWAYAVIGAYIFVVALFFFALFLKKSSKQEKARASAQRFRRAKYHNTLLCLLFLFFFFYVGAEVTYGSYVFSFATTHAGMKESEAAGLNSIFWGTFAACRGMAIFFATCLQPGTMIVLSNIGSLTSSLFLVLFNKSPVCLWIATSVYGASMATTFPSGVSWIEQYTTIHGKAAAFFVVGAALGEMAIPAVIGILQGKYPDLPVVLYTSLGSSVATAVLFPVLYKLATLPLDRQRKEHRKSEDQKALLSTSGLNDCEEENEEDDAEKWNEMDFEVIEMNDTMRNSVIETSRNILMEPTAEVPNHSYSDVLMFESSPVNTGNSPVNYLQETRTKGTNVLRGWIIY